Below is a window of Brassica napus cultivar Da-Ae chromosome A5, Da-Ae, whole genome shotgun sequence DNA.
CAACAAGTTCAGGAAAAGTAAGAACATAACCACACCTCCAAGGAACAAAAGAGTGGCTTACGCAAGACAAAGGGTTGAGACATAGCATTGACATCATAAGCCATCTTCTATGCTTTGACCATATAGCTGGGCAAAGTGAATGCATACCTTTCTGCAAACAAACTTAAGTAAGTTTTGGGATAAAATTCGAAAGAGAGAGGAACTCTTACTGAAGTGTGTGAAGTTTATTAAGCATATACCTTCCTGTCATATCCATACCAGAGCAAGTGTTGTTTTGATAAGTGCAACGGTAAGAGAAGAGTTGAATCACGTAGGAAGAGAATCGGTCCAAGCtggagaagaaaaagagaggaAGTCCCATCACTTGCAGTAGAACTCGAACTCGAGGCTTCAAGTCTCCATATGTCTCCCCTGGCTGCCAATGAATGTTCCATACCATTTGTCCTACTATCATAACTTGATGATATATCAATCTTCCCCTGCATTCACCGAGAGAAATCTACAGTTACTCAATCAAGAAGCAGACAAAGAGAACAAAGCAGACAAGTATACCTTTGATCTTCCAAGGAAACCACCTGTTCTTAAATAAGAATCTGCAACTTCCTCTTCAGACATGGTAACAGAATCATCCGTCTTAGAAAAACCTGTCTCTTTCAACCGTTCTGCAGCAACATAAGCCCTATGGCTCCTTATACTCTTACCACTAAGCTTGCTATCTTCGTGCACAAACGGTATAGGTAACCTCCTAAAGAACTGCTGGACCATGAGGTTCAAACCAGAACCGAAATCAACACCAGCTTGACCTATCTTACTCCCAGCATCAAGAACCGCCGCAACACCGTTGATGGGTTGGTTAATAATACCGAAACTATAATCTCTAATAGCGTCGAAATGTTGACTCGGGAACTCGAGATCGAAAGGTTTCGGCTTTTGATGATGGTGAGGCCACGGGAAGGAAGGTGGGCTAATCTGAATCAAACCCGTGAAGCCCTGAGCGAGCCGGTCGGCTAAATCTAGCCCTTGTCGTTGAACCTCTTCCCAAGCTTCGAAAGATCTCTCCACCGACATGTTTGTTTAAATCCTCATGCGAATCAAATCAgtgggagaaaggtttgaactTTACCTAAGGATCGAAAACAGGGGAAACAGAGCAGACACAGATTCACCGCTTTGAAAGCAATAAGCTTTGgctattgatgatgatgatgataggcTTCCTTAAAAAGATCAAATCTTTTGTCCCTTCGTTGACCAAAACCATACGCAAGTCTTCTTCTTTGTTACGGAACCATTTTTTACTTTATGATATAACCGGGATGGATTCGGGTGCAGGACCGGATCGGTTTGCCAAACACAATTGAGATGTTTGAGATCATAACAAAATACTACTTGAGATTttgaaaactgttttttttttgtacatacATGTATATTTTGCTTTAGTACTTTACAAATTCTTTTGTAgaatttgatctttttttttgtattcgaagtggacataaaaaaaaaagaaacaatattaGAATCGGTTTGGTACGGTTTAGCCAAATCCGAACCTAAGCTTCTTTTGGCCCTTTGGCCGCTGATTTATCCTTAAGATCTCCGACACTGACCTATATAAGACACATGTAACCAAGACTATAAGGATTGTGTTTTACCTCGACGGCGTTGACAAGTGTAATATACACAAGGAATGTTTATGAGTATAGTGACGTCTTAACtaatataactatatttttttttctatatttattttaatttgtactCTAAGACCtgagacaaataaaaaaaaaactcaaaactaatAGTGAAAACATAGATttcttattgttttgtttttaataattaaatttagtttacttaattataaacttttttgataattttaacaGATTGAATGAACCtttaaaacaacacacaaaAATTATAGATCCATGGATCCGGTAGAGTAGAAGATGAATGTAACCGTAGTCCAGAACCACATTTTTTTGTAGAGTATCTATCATATGCATGTATATCAAACTATATGTGGACATTAGAACATACTTTAGAATGTAACCGGTTTTTATCGGTTCTTTTGTCCACCCTTAGTAGTAGTAAGCAAATACCGGTTTAACTAGCCTAAACCAATAGAGAAATGTCAGAAATTGGAGTAAACTGATTAAAGGAAATTATAAAcagacaaaaaacaaaacaaaacaaaagaaggaaATTCAAGGAATGTTtacatatttcatttttatgtaCCAAACTATATTGTAAACTTCCTCCATGAGGATCCCCTTGCTTCATCAATATAAAGGAATCTTTgtcgaaaaaaataataagtaaattcaAATTATCAGCTGATCCtaattaatattgaaaaaataattttcataaatataaaattatagaaaggaAAATTATAAACcgataaaacaaaaaga
It encodes the following:
- the LOC106423583 gene encoding uncharacterized protein LOC106423583, which gives rise to MSVERSFEAWEEVQRQGLDLADRLAQGFTGLIQISPPSFPWPHHHQKPKPFDLEFPSQHFDAIRDYSFGIINQPINGVAAVLDAGSKIGQAGVDFGSGLNLMVQQFFRRLPIPFVHEDSKLSGKSIRSHRAYVAAERLKETGFSKTDDSVTMSEEEVADSYLRTGGFLGRSKGKIDISSSYDSRTNGMEHSLAARGDIWRLEASSSSSTASDGTSSLFLLQLGPILFLRDSTLLLPLHLSKQHLLWYGYDRKKGMHSLCPAIWSKHRRWLMMSMLCLNPLSCSFMDLQFPNGQLTYVSGEGLTVSTFVPLCGGLLQAQGQYPGDMRFSYSCKNKRGTRITPMVYLPDKSFALEVSQGLAWRRSGLLMKPTLQLSVCPTFGGSNPGVKAEVIHSLRDDLNLIYGYALNAHPSAFASVSFGRSKWNGNNGRTGIVVRADTPLAASIGQPSFSVQLNNSFEF